GCCGAGTGTAAAGTAATGGCTTGGGAACGCGTTCAGGATTTTTTTCCGAGGGGGGCCGGACTCATGATCAGACGGGGAATGTGTTCGATCGCGCTGGGCGCGGTGGTGCTGTCTGCAAGCGCGGTATCCGCCTACGACGAAATCACGGTGACAGACGGGGGCACGGTGACCGGGCGCGTCACCATGACGGGCAAGGTGCCCAAGCCCAAGGGCTACAATCTCACCACGCTGCCCGATCCGCTCTATTGCGGGCGCATTTCCGACGGGCAGGGCTGGCGCATTCTCCAGCCGTTCAACATCGGACCGGCGGGCGAGTTTCGCGACGTCGTGGTCTATCTGGAAGGCATCGAGAAGGGCAAGCCCTTCGATGACAAGGGGGTGCAGCAGATCGAGGCGAAGGACTGTCTCTTTCACCCCTTCACGACCGTGGTGCGGGACAATCAATCGGTGACGGTGGTCAACATGGACCCCGTCATGCACGACATTCAGGCCTACGAGACCTCGGGGCTGGGCGCGCGCGTGTTGTTCAACGTGCCGCTGCCGATGAATCCGCAGCATCCCCGCAACTTCAAGGATCGCAGCGACGCCGGGATGTATCACAAGCACATGGCCGGCGCACCGATGAAGGAGCTGGTCAAGCTCAGCAAAGGCCGCCGGATCTTCGCCATGCAATGCGGTTTCCATGCCTACATGGAAAGCTGGGGGCTGGCTGTCGCCAATCCGTACTTCGCCAAGACAGATGGAGAGGGCAAGTTCACCCTGGCCGACGTCCCGCCCGGAACCTACAAACTGGTCATTTGGCATCCCTACATCCGGACCCGTATCGAGCAGCCCGTCACGGTAGGTCCGAACGGGACGGTGGAAGCTGCGCTCGCCATTCCTGCTCCGACCGGACGGCTCTATGCCAACGAAGTGCTCGAACACGACTACGTGCGCTACAACGTGACCGAGGAAACAAAGAAAGACCTCGATCCCATGCTCAAAAAGCAGGATCGATAGACTCAAGGCAGAGCAAAGTAATAGGGAAGACGTTTGACAGGTAACCGACAGCATATGAGGCCTCTTCATCTGTCAGTCATAGCGGTGTGCCTGCTTGTCGTGGGAGATGCCGCAAGGGCGGCCGATGAGAAGGCTCTGCGTCCGCGCGTCCCGTCTGATCAGATTGTGGCGGCGAGGGCCGTCAAGAATCCGCTCAAGCCGACGCCTGAATTATTGGACAAGGGGAAGACCCTTTACGAAGGCACGGCTCATTGCAAGGCCTGTCACGGGGGGGATGGCAAGGGACCTAGTGGGCGCCGGCCTGCAAGAGGACTGCAGCCGCGTAACTTTACCGATAAGGAGTGGCAGGACGCCCGCACG
The sequence above is a segment of the Nitrospira sp. genome. Coding sequences within it:
- a CDS encoding carboxypeptidase regulatory-like domain-containing protein, whose translation is MAWERVQDFFPRGAGLMIRRGMCSIALGAVVLSASAVSAYDEITVTDGGTVTGRVTMTGKVPKPKGYNLTTLPDPLYCGRISDGQGWRILQPFNIGPAGEFRDVVVYLEGIEKGKPFDDKGVQQIEAKDCLFHPFTTVVRDNQSVTVVNMDPVMHDIQAYETSGLGARVLFNVPLPMNPQHPRNFKDRSDAGMYHKHMAGAPMKELVKLSKGRRIFAMQCGFHAYMESWGLAVANPYFAKTDGEGKFTLADVPPGTYKLVIWHPYIRTRIEQPVTVGPNGTVEAALAIPAPTGRLYANEVLEHDYVRYNVTEETKKDLDPMLKKQDR
- a CDS encoding cytochrome c, which codes for MRPLHLSVIAVCLLVVGDAARAADEKALRPRVPSDQIVAARAVKNPLKPTPELLDKGKTLYEGTAHCKACHGGDGKGPSGRRPARGLQPRNFTDKEWQDARTDGELFWILKNGSRGTGMAAFIPLMLTEEEAWQVILYVRSFKGR